One Oncorhynchus keta strain PuntledgeMale-10-30-2019 chromosome 23, Oket_V2, whole genome shotgun sequence DNA segment encodes these proteins:
- the LOC118371507 gene encoding calreticulin-like — protein sequence MQVLGAFAIILSIFSVHSTVYFQEQFLDGDAWKTRWLDSKHKADYGEWKLTAGNFYGDAEKDKGLQTSQDARFYAASARFEPFSNEGKTLVIQFTVKHEQKIDCGGGYVKVFPSTLDQAEMHGDSQYYIMFGPDICGYSTKKVHVIFNYKGKNHLIKKEVKCKDDELTHLYTLILNPNQTYEVKIDNEKVESGTLEEDWDFLPAKTIKDPEAKKPEDWDDRPKMDDAEDTKPEDWDVAENIPDPDAKKPDDWDVDMDGEWEPPVITNPEYKGEWKPKQIDNPNYKGAWVHPEIDNPEYAADSNIYKFDDISVLGLDLWQVKSGTIFDNFLVSDDVKEAEEFGAETWGVTKEPERKMKQEEDDKKRKEEDEKNKEQATEAEEEGEDEEEAPEEGTEEEEAPEKDEL from the exons ATGCAGGTCTTGGGAGCATTCGCGATAATTCTGTCCATATTTTCTGTTCATTCTACCGTTTATTTCCAAGAACAATTCCTTGATGGAG ATGCCTGGAAGACTCGCTGGCTGGACTCTAAGCACAAGGCAGACTACGGAGAGTGGAAACTGACAGCTGGTAACTTCTATGGAGATGCTGAGAAGGACAAAG GTCTACAGACGAGCCAGGACGCCCGTTTCTATGCTGCATCGGCCCGCTTCGAACCCTTCAGCAACGAGGGAAAGACTCTGGTGATCCAGTTCACTGTGAAACACGAGCAGAAAATTGACTGTGGTGGCGGTTATGTCAAGGTGTTCCCCTCCACCCTTGACCAGGCTGAGATGCACGGAGACTCCCAGTACTACATCATGTTCG GCCCTGACATCTGTGGCTACAGCACCAAGAAGGTCCACGTTATCTTCAACTACAAGGGCAAGAATCACCTCATTAAGAAGGAAGTCAAGTGCAAG gATGACGAGCTGACCCACCTGTACACGCTGATCCTGAACCCAAACCAGACCTACGAGGTGAAGATCGATAATGAGAAGGTTGAGTCAGGCACTCTGGAGGAGGACTGGGACTTCCTGCCGGCTAAGACCATCAAGGACCCCGAGGCCAAGAAGCCCGAGGACTGGGACGACCGCCCCAAGATGGACGATGCTGAAGACACCAAGCCAGAG GACTGGGATGTGGCTGAGAACATCCCTGACCCTGATGCCAAGAAGCCTGACGACTGGGACGTGGACATGGATGGAGAGTGGGAGCCGCCTGTGatcaccaacccagagtacaag GGAGAGTGGAAGCCCAAGCAGATAGACAACCCTAACTACAAAGGAGCCTGGGTCCATCCTGAGATCGATAACCCAGAGTACGCCGCTGACTCTAACATCTACAAGTTTGATGACATCAGTGTCCTGGGCCTGGATCTGTGGCAG GTGAAATCTGGCACAATCTTTGACAACTTCCTGGTCTCAGATGATGTGAAGGAAGCAGAGGAGTTTGGAGCTGAGACATGGGGTGTTACTAAG GAGCCAGAGAGGAAAATGAAACAGGAGGAAGATGACAAGAAACGTAAAGAGGAAGATGAGAAAAACAAAGAACAAGCCACTGAGGCAGAAGAGGAAGGTGAGGACGAAGAGGAGGCTCCAGAGGAAGGAACTGAGGAAGAAGAGGCTCCAGAGAAAGATGAGCTATAG